AGGAAACCCAGGTCGGATTAAACGACCAAGCCAACACCATCGCCCAGAGTAAACAGACTCAGGTGATGGAGGTGAACACGGTTTTTCAACCCGTAAACGATGAAGAAGCGCAAACCCGCATCAGGCATCAGGAAGCGCAAACTCATCTGTTGGAAAATGCCGAAACCCTTGCAGGTGAAGAAGCGGTTACTCAGTTGCATCAGGATTTCGGCGGCGCGGCAACCCGTTTGCAACAGGTTTCAGCCGATGAGACCGAAACCCGGATTTTTTCACCCTCCGGTGATGAAGATGCGGAGACCCGAATTATGCCAACCCCTGGCGAGCGCGGCAGCACCACCAACAGCCTGAATAACGCGGCTTCAGTGAAATCCGGCGGCTTGCACAGTGATTGGTACGTCAGTTCACTTGCGGATTCGACCGATGGCTTAACGCGGGTTGGGTCGGTGCTCGGCACGCCGCTTTATATGTCGCCCGAACAATGCGCGGGGATGCCACTTGATGCGCGAACCGATGTGTATAGCCTCGGCGTGATTGCTTATCAAATGCTCACCGGCACGACCCCTTTTGAAGGCGATATGGTGACGGTGATGAAACATCATTCGGAAACCAACCCGCCACCATTCAAGGAAAAGCAGATAAAGACCACCCGCAAGCGCAAGTATCAGATTCCCAAACGCACGGAAAAACTGGTGCTTTCGGCGCTTGCGAAAAATCCTGACGAACGACCGCAATCGGCTATGGCATTTGCCGATATGCTCAGAACCAGCGCCGAAGGCGCAGGCGCGCTGTTTCGTCGGGCAGTGGCGCTTTACGGCGAATACTTCAATAAATTCTTCATTGTCTCTCTGCTGGTAAATATTCCGGGCGTGATTCTTCTCGGACTGCAAGTGCTGTCAACGATTTTGCTGAGAAGTTATGATGTTCAACACTGGAAAGTCATCACCACGGAAAGCGCCTTTTCGCTGGTTAAAATTGTGTTGAGCTTTTTTTCCACGTCGGTGCTTGCAGGGGTGACGGTCTGGCTGGTTACGCAATTGATGCTTGCGCCGCTTCGCCCGATTCGCATTCGCAAAGCCTTTGCAGCGGTTAAGAAAAAAGCCCGTCCGTTTTTTAAGACCTCGGCAATGGTCAGTTTGCTCTCGATGCTCGGTTTGATTTTGTGTCTGGTGCCGGGATTTATTTTGATGACCTTTTATGTGCTCACCTTGCCGGTCGTGATGATGGAAAATGTATCGGGACGCGCGGCGATGCGGCGGTCAAAAGAATTGGCGAAACGTTCACTGGGCACGGTTATTTTCGTCGTCCTGATTCAGTTTGGTATTCCGTTTATCTATTCAGCCGTCATCAATTCAATGATTGTCACGATTGGCAAAACCGCGCAAATTGATCGCATCATTCAACAACGCGCCATCGATATTTTCCGGCTTCCGGTTGATATTCTGCTCATTCCATTGGTGGCGATTATGACCGCTTTGTTGTATTTGAAAATGCGGCAGGCAGGCGGCGAAAACGTCAATGAATCGCTCAGCCGTTTTGAAGAAGAGGACGCGCCGCAAACCAAATGGCAGAAACGCATGCGCGACCGCGTGAGCATTTCAACCCAACCGAGTAAGTGAAAATAACCGGCAGTAAGCAGCAGGCAGTAGGCAGTCACAACTATCGCAAATCAATTTTTTCCTTTGTTGAGAAGCGGCATTTGACCGCGACCATAAACTCGTTGACTGAATGTCATTGGTCACTCGCAACTTGCCAATGACGAACGACCAATGACCGATGACAACTGAAAAACTCGCGCGTCGTTTGGGACTTTTTGATGCGACCATGATTGTGATGGGCGGCATCATCGGTTCCGGTATCTTCATCAATCCGCACGTTGTCGCTAAAGAGGTTCATACTACCGTAGCGATTTTAGGCGCGTGGGCAGTTGGCGGACTCATCGCGCTGGCAGGCGCCTTCATCTATGCGGAACTCGCCGCCACACAAACCGACACCGGCGGGCAATATGCCTATCTTCGCGAAGCCTTTCACCCGTCGGTGGCTTTCATTTACGGTTGGGGATTGTTGCTGGTTACGCAGACCGGCGGCATGGCTGCGGTCGCCATCACCTTTGCCAAATACTTTCTCCAACTCACAGGGAAAAATTCATCTGACACGAATGCGGCTCTGGTAGCCACTTTGACGCTGGCGCTGCTTACGATTATCAATTGCTTTGGAGTTCGCACCGGCAGCACCACGCAAAACATTCTGATGATTTTGAAAATTGCCGCTATCGTCGCTTTAGTGGTCGTCGGTATCCGGTATTCGGTAGTCGGTAGTCAGATGCCTGATATGAATATTTCACCGCCGCTCAACGATTCTTCACCGACTACCGAATACCGACCACTGGCTACCGCCTTTGGCGCGGCGTTG
This genomic window from Acidobacteriota bacterium contains:
- a CDS encoding protein kinase; the protein is MKLSTLIGQTLDEKYFIDKQLGKGGMGAVFLATHIGTGRPVAVKVIAPQFMTNDEFVERFKREAKAAGRLRHPNVVNVTDFGFASLSANRLAYLVMEYLDGCSLGDILAEERRLPVEWVVDILEQVCSAVDEAHKQGIVHRDLKPDNIWLEPNRRGGYTIKVLDFGLAKLGDPTSPDTASQTNAGESLSANSLPPQTGQETQVGLNDQANTIAQSKQTQVMEVNTVFQPVNDEEAQTRIRHQEAQTHLLENAETLAGEEAVTQLHQDFGGAATRLQQVSADETETRIFSPSGDEDAETRIMPTPGERGSTTNSLNNAASVKSGGLHSDWYVSSLADSTDGLTRVGSVLGTPLYMSPEQCAGMPLDARTDVYSLGVIAYQMLTGTTPFEGDMVTVMKHHSETNPPPFKEKQIKTTRKRKYQIPKRTEKLVLSALAKNPDERPQSAMAFADMLRTSAEGAGALFRRAVALYGEYFNKFFIVSLLVNIPGVILLGLQVLSTILLRSYDVQHWKVITTESAFSLVKIVLSFFSTSVLAGVTVWLVTQLMLAPLRPIRIRKAFAAVKKKARPFFKTSAMVSLLSMLGLILCLVPGFILMTFYVLTLPVVMMENVSGRAAMRRSKELAKRSLGTVIFVVLIQFGIPFIYSAVINSMIVTIGKTAQIDRIIQQRAIDIFRLPVDILLIPLVAIMTALLYLKMRQAGGENVNESLSRFEEEDAPQTKWQKRMRDRVSISTQPSK